A single genomic interval of bacterium harbors:
- a CDS encoding aldehyde ferredoxin oxidoreductase C-terminal domain-containing protein, whose protein sequence is MAPPGYVGRLLRVDLSKGKLWIQELSEKELRIWVGGVGLGAKYLLEEVGPHVCWDHPENRLIFTSGPLAGSGFSGAATFNVVSKGPMTELAGSSQANGFMGAYMKFSGFDGVVIQGHSARPVYLELKDGAGYLRDASWIWGLPVDQTEEGIRKELGAKRLQVSVFAIGPAGENLVRYAAIVGDGGHVAAHNGLGAVMGAKNLKALVAHRGPRGFCVAEPARLQEIDLECFDFMKGFGPFFKWGTAGGLSSIYAQGALPVRNYTSNLFQEHERMNGQYLRTHFRVKARPCFKCRMAHVKEVTVTQGPYKGFIGEEPEYEQVAAWGPQIGNTDLGATVVLAREVDRLGMDCNEASWCIGWAMECYEKGFLSPTQTEGLKLNWGNVEDVRELLGRISRRQGFLGKLLAEGVMRAARELGGEAEQWAIHTMQGASPRSHDHRGRWTELLDTCVSNTSTIESSFGGIHAGFVGMKELDDPFDHLEVARTCARFNGIRQFDDCVGICRLASIHPGFTLRAFNAVTGWDFTLQDAFQVGLRAVNALRLFNLAHGLKMERMRPSRRYGSVPQEGPAAGKDIMARWDEMIRLYHQEMGWDPSSGEPLPQTLERLGIKDWFESITTVKKK, encoded by the coding sequence ATGGCTCCACCAGGATACGTGGGCAGGCTGCTTCGAGTGGATCTGAGCAAAGGAAAACTATGGATCCAGGAGTTATCGGAGAAGGAACTCAGGATTTGGGTAGGAGGCGTGGGGCTGGGAGCCAAGTATTTGCTGGAAGAAGTGGGGCCCCATGTTTGCTGGGATCACCCAGAGAACCGTCTCATATTTACCAGTGGCCCACTGGCAGGATCTGGCTTCAGCGGAGCAGCCACCTTCAACGTGGTCTCCAAGGGTCCCATGACCGAGCTGGCAGGATCTTCCCAGGCCAACGGGTTCATGGGCGCCTATATGAAGTTCTCCGGATTCGATGGTGTGGTCATACAGGGGCACTCTGCCAGGCCTGTTTATCTGGAACTGAAAGACGGAGCCGGTTACCTGAGGGATGCATCTTGGATTTGGGGGCTGCCAGTGGACCAGACCGAGGAGGGAATCCGCAAAGAGCTGGGAGCCAAGAGACTCCAGGTGAGTGTCTTCGCCATAGGGCCTGCTGGAGAAAACCTGGTACGCTATGCGGCCATAGTAGGAGACGGAGGCCATGTGGCGGCACACAACGGCCTCGGTGCTGTCATGGGAGCCAAGAACCTCAAGGCCCTGGTGGCCCACAGGGGTCCCAGAGGCTTTTGTGTTGCCGAACCCGCCAGGCTCCAGGAGATCGACCTTGAATGCTTTGATTTCATGAAAGGTTTCGGCCCTTTTTTTAAGTGGGGCACCGCCGGAGGGCTCTCCTCCATATATGCCCAAGGGGCCCTTCCCGTGCGCAACTACACGAGCAACCTATTCCAAGAACATGAGAGGATGAACGGGCAGTACCTGAGGACCCACTTTCGGGTCAAGGCAAGGCCTTGCTTCAAGTGTCGAATGGCCCACGTAAAGGAGGTGACGGTTACCCAAGGACCCTATAAGGGCTTTATTGGTGAAGAGCCCGAATACGAGCAGGTTGCTGCTTGGGGGCCACAGATCGGCAACACGGATCTGGGGGCAACAGTGGTTCTGGCCCGAGAGGTGGACAGGCTGGGCATGGATTGCAATGAGGCTTCCTGGTGCATCGGATGGGCCATGGAATGCTATGAAAAAGGTTTCTTGAGCCCCACACAGACAGAGGGGCTCAAGTTGAACTGGGGAAATGTGGAGGATGTCAGAGAACTCCTGGGACGCATCTCCAGGAGACAAGGTTTTCTCGGGAAACTCCTTGCCGAAGGTGTGATGAGGGCTGCTAGGGAATTGGGGGGGGAGGCCGAGCAGTGGGCAATCCACACCATGCAAGGGGCCAGCCCTAGAAGCCACGATCATAGGGGGCGTTGGACAGAGCTATTGGACACATGTGTGAGCAACACATCCACCATAGAGAGCTCCTTCGGGGGTATACATGCTGGTTTTGTGGGTATGAAGGAACTGGACGATCCCTTCGACCACCTGGAGGTAGCAAGAACCTGCGCCAGGTTCAACGGCATTAGGCAGTTCGATGACTGTGTTGGCATCTGCAGGCTAGCCTCCATACACCCGGGGTTCACTCTCCGGGCCTTCAATGCAGTCACAGGGTGGGACTTCACCCTGCAGGACGCCTTCCAGGTGGGTTTGAGGGCAGTCAATGCCTTGAGGCTTTTCAACCTTGCCCATGGGCTGAAAATGGAGCGGATGCGCCCATCCAGACGTTACGGCTCCGTGCCCCAAGAAGGCCCGGCAGCGGGCAAGGACATAATGGCCCGATGGGATGAGATGATTAGGCTCTACCACCAGGAAATGGGATGGGATCCTTCCAGTGGAGAGCCCTTACCCCAGACATTGGAAAGACTTGGAATAAAGGATTGGTTTGAGAGCATAACAACGGTGAAGAAAAAGTGA
- a CDS encoding MoaD/ThiS family protein, with protein MIQVELELWLGSGSELGEEFQVLSPVRSRTIVEIPEGTSLWQLLRTMASRNPRLQDLLLDQENSCLRSDLVILKNNRLDSRSKLLNEVLKEGDQIRLVPIYAGG; from the coding sequence GTGATCCAGGTGGAATTGGAGCTTTGGCTGGGCTCTGGAAGCGAGCTGGGAGAGGAGTTCCAAGTGCTCTCCCCTGTTCGTTCCAGGACCATTGTAGAAATCCCCGAGGGAACCAGCTTGTGGCAGCTTCTGCGCACCATGGCCAGCAGAAACCCCCGTTTGCAAGATCTGCTTTTGGATCAGGAGAATTCCTGTTTGAGGTCTGATCTGGTGATTCTCAAAAACAACAGGCTGGATTCGCGCTCAAAACTGCTGAATGAAGTTTTAAAGGAGGGGGATCAGATCAGGCTGGTACCCATTTATGCCGGAGGATGA
- a CDS encoding ADP-ribosylglycohydrolase family protein: protein MVGAIAGDIIGSVYEARPIKTKEFPLFHPRCRFTDDSVLTLAIAKALMEDRDYARCLRELGRLYPRAGYGQAFFRWLQASDPRPYGSWGNGSAMRVSPVGLALEQEEDVLREAARTALVTHDHPEGIKGAQATALAVWLARTTRDKELMLREVSERFGYDLKRSLADIRPGYSFDVSCQGTVPEALISFLESETWEDSVRNAVSLGGDSDTLACIAGAVAEAYYGPPPLVVVQKVKELLPQQLWEILCGFYCEFSPWPLPTC, encoded by the coding sequence ATGGTGGGTGCCATAGCAGGAGACATAATCGGATCTGTGTACGAGGCCAGACCCATCAAGACCAAGGAGTTCCCCTTGTTTCATCCACGTTGTAGGTTCACTGACGACAGCGTTCTTACCCTGGCCATTGCCAAGGCCCTGATGGAGGACAGGGACTATGCTCGCTGCCTCAGGGAGCTGGGGCGTCTTTATCCAAGGGCGGGTTATGGACAGGCTTTCTTCCGCTGGCTGCAGGCATCGGACCCCCGGCCTTATGGAAGCTGGGGAAACGGTTCTGCCATGAGGGTAAGCCCCGTGGGTCTGGCCTTGGAACAGGAAGAAGATGTCCTGAGAGAGGCTGCCCGAACGGCCCTTGTGACTCACGACCACCCAGAAGGGATAAAGGGGGCTCAGGCCACGGCCTTGGCTGTTTGGCTGGCACGGACCACACGGGACAAAGAGCTCATGCTCAGGGAAGTCAGTGAAAGGTTCGGGTATGATCTCAAAAGAAGCCTGGCTGATATCAGGCCGGGATATTCTTTTGACGTATCATGTCAGGGCACTGTACCAGAAGCCTTGATAAGCTTTCTGGAATCAGAAACCTGGGAGGACTCGGTCAGAAATGCCGTCTCTTTGGGAGGAGACAGCGACACACTGGCCTGCATAGCAGGAGCAGTGGCTGAGGCTTATTACGGCCCTCCGCCTCTTGTTGTGGTGCAAAAGGTAAAAGAGCTCCTCCCCCAGCAGCTCTGGGAGATTCTCTGTGGTTTCTACTGTGAGTTTTCTCCTTGGCCCCTGCCCACCTGCTGA
- a CDS encoding 5'-nucleotidase C-terminal domain-containing protein produces the protein MKRIILLLLFLITAICRAETNQIRILYFNDFHGFAEPHRPLGAAEELGGAAWLAARVRQLREEKPSLFLAAGDMIQGDNWANLFQGESVVQLLNQMGLDAMVLGNHEFDFGQEVLWSRIGEARFPVLGANVRGAKGVVPHVVKEVGGIRVAIVGILGADTALTTHPRNLSGLVLLDPAQSLAAEVERLSPHVDLLVALTHCGFGTDRDLASRVKGVQVIVGGHSHTKVDVPALVGDTLVVQAWEHGKALGVLDLWLEGKKVIHWEGRLEEIRASAGPPDPAIHELVKHYSMKLRGLLDKVIGISLVDLDGEAVRDRETNLGNLVADVLKEVSGAQVAVINGGSIRKSIPKGQISMGDVYGALPFDNYLVAIPVKGTLLWDALEHGLRGRGGGRFPQVSGLSISYVADPKGLRLKEVKVNGLSLDPEAIYVVAVNDFLAAGGDGYKSFSEAIRNSAMPYLVGGTLVAEGLVFSEPGRWIRDLVAEYISKKSPITAKTEGRIQEMEGP, from the coding sequence GTGAAAAGAATCATCCTGCTGCTCCTTTTCTTGATCACTGCAATATGCCGTGCTGAGACAAACCAAATCAGAATCCTGTATTTCAATGATTTCCATGGCTTTGCTGAGCCCCACAGACCGCTGGGGGCTGCAGAAGAGCTGGGAGGCGCTGCATGGCTGGCGGCTAGGGTAAGACAGCTCAGAGAGGAGAAGCCCTCTCTTTTTCTGGCAGCCGGAGACATGATCCAGGGTGATAACTGGGCCAATCTTTTCCAAGGGGAGTCAGTGGTGCAGCTCTTGAACCAAATGGGCCTGGACGCCATGGTGCTCGGGAACCATGAGTTCGATTTCGGGCAGGAAGTCCTGTGGAGTCGTATTGGGGAGGCCAGATTTCCGGTCTTGGGAGCCAATGTGAGGGGAGCTAAAGGGGTTGTACCCCATGTGGTGAAGGAAGTTGGAGGCATAAGGGTCGCCATCGTGGGTATCTTGGGAGCAGACACTGCTCTTACTACCCATCCTAGGAACCTCTCAGGCTTGGTGTTGCTGGATCCAGCCCAGAGTCTTGCCGCAGAGGTCGAGCGCCTCTCACCCCATGTGGACCTGCTGGTGGCTCTTACCCATTGCGGTTTCGGGACCGATCGGGACCTGGCTTCTAGGGTCAAAGGGGTCCAGGTCATAGTGGGTGGCCACAGCCATACCAAAGTGGATGTGCCCGCATTGGTGGGAGACACCCTTGTGGTGCAGGCCTGGGAGCACGGCAAGGCCCTAGGGGTACTTGACCTTTGGCTTGAGGGCAAAAAGGTCATACATTGGGAAGGACGTTTGGAGGAGATTCGTGCCTCAGCCGGGCCTCCGGATCCTGCTATTCATGAGCTGGTGAAGCATTACTCCATGAAGCTCAGGGGCCTTCTGGATAAAGTAATAGGCATCAGCCTGGTGGATCTGGACGGGGAGGCAGTACGGGACAGAGAGACCAATCTGGGAAACTTGGTGGCCGACGTTCTCAAGGAGGTATCAGGGGCTCAGGTGGCTGTTATAAATGGTGGATCCATAAGGAAGAGCATTCCCAAGGGTCAGATAAGTATGGGAGATGTTTACGGGGCACTACCCTTTGACAACTACCTGGTGGCAATACCTGTGAAAGGTACCCTGCTTTGGGATGCACTGGAACATGGTTTGAGGGGTCGGGGAGGTGGGCGTTTTCCGCAGGTTTCGGGCCTCAGCATTTCTTATGTGGCTGATCCCAAAGGATTGCGGTTAAAGGAGGTGAAGGTCAATGGCCTTTCTCTGGATCCGGAGGCCATCTATGTGGTGGCCGTGAATGATTTCCTGGCCGCAGGTGGAGATGGTTACAAGAGCTTTTCTGAGGCCATAAGAAACAGTGCCATGCCCTACCTTGTAGGCGGGACACTGGTGGCCGAGGGCCTGGTTTTTTCAGAGCCAGGTCGCTGGATCCGCGATCTGGTGGCAGAGTACATAAGTAAAAAGAGTCCCATAACTGCCAAAACAGAGGGGCGCATTCAAGAAATGGAGGGACCTTGA
- a CDS encoding M28 family peptidase translates to MKPGAKASCVRKKKSRSTEVTRARLLWLGGILGFLAAGALLFWVARPLGMSSFDGERAFGHLKAQWSFGPRVPGTQGHMRCLDYITRELQAYLPQVHHHRFKYKSALLGVVQGTNVWAISYPAHQNHTERVLLCAHWDTRPVAERDPDPSRRSLPVPGANDGASGVAVLLEVARILGQNPPPVHVDILLFDMEDMGGLPISGPEQDPFCVGSSRFVEEHPEFKADYGILLDMVGKKNLRIPKEAISLERAPQVVNRVWAVARRLGVKAFSENKGPAVFDDHVPFLERGIPVINLIDMDYPPWHTSGDNPEHCSPQSLKQVGEVILGVLYGK, encoded by the coding sequence ATGAAACCAGGTGCAAAGGCCTCCTGTGTCCGGAAAAAAAAGAGCCGCAGCACTGAAGTCACAAGGGCCAGGCTTCTCTGGTTGGGGGGAATCCTGGGCTTTCTGGCTGCAGGGGCTCTCCTTTTTTGGGTGGCCAGACCCCTTGGAATGTCCTCTTTTGATGGGGAAAGGGCCTTCGGGCACCTCAAGGCTCAGTGGAGTTTCGGCCCCAGAGTGCCTGGGACCCAAGGGCATATGAGATGTCTGGATTATATTACCCGGGAGTTACAGGCTTATCTTCCCCAGGTGCATCATCACCGTTTCAAATACAAGAGCGCATTGCTGGGTGTGGTCCAGGGTACCAATGTTTGGGCCATTTCCTACCCAGCCCACCAAAATCACACCGAACGCGTGCTTCTTTGTGCCCACTGGGACACGAGGCCTGTGGCCGAGAGGGATCCGGACCCATCCCGCAGGAGCCTGCCTGTGCCTGGAGCCAATGACGGGGCCTCGGGAGTGGCCGTGCTTCTGGAAGTAGCCAGAATCCTGGGACAAAACCCTCCGCCTGTGCACGTGGATATACTGCTCTTTGATATGGAGGACATGGGGGGCCTTCCCATTTCAGGTCCTGAGCAGGACCCCTTCTGTGTGGGCTCCAGTCGCTTTGTGGAAGAGCATCCCGAGTTCAAGGCAGATTACGGGATCCTGTTGGACATGGTGGGGAAGAAAAACCTCAGGATTCCCAAGGAGGCCATTTCCCTGGAGCGGGCACCTCAAGTGGTGAACAGGGTATGGGCAGTGGCCAGAAGGCTTGGGGTAAAGGCTTTTTCCGAAAACAAAGGGCCAGCTGTGTTTGATGACCACGTTCCTTTTCTGGAAAGGGGAATCCCGGTCATAAACCTCATAGACATGGATTATCCCCCCTGGCACACTTCTGGGGACAACCCTGAGCATTGTTCCCCGCAGAGCTTGAAACAGGTGGGAGAGGTGATCTTGGGGGTGCTTTACGGCAAATGA
- a CDS encoding YajD family HNH nuclease — MYGKGFRVRKKAGSKDSGGERPAEEIVRELKRSASPPGSDYRERSLKIHGLICAKCAREFEWKDRHLLTVHHKDGNHRNNPPDGSNWENLCVYCHEDEHSRQLLGDYLSQGPKE; from the coding sequence ATGTACGGTAAGGGCTTCAGGGTCCGGAAAAAAGCAGGCTCCAAGGATTCCGGCGGTGAGCGTCCAGCAGAGGAAATCGTCAGGGAACTGAAAAGGAGCGCTTCCCCGCCCGGAAGCGATTACAGGGAACGCTCCCTAAAGATCCACGGGCTCATCTGCGCCAAGTGTGCCAGGGAGTTTGAATGGAAGGATCGTCACCTCCTGACCGTGCACCACAAAGATGGCAACCACAGGAACAATCCTCCCGATGGATCCAATTGGGAGAACCTCTGTGTTTACTGCCACGAGGACGAGCACAGCCGTCAGCTCCTGGGGGATTATTTGAGCCAAGGCCCCAAGGAATAG
- a CDS encoding CoB--CoM heterodisulfide reductase iron-sulfur subunit B family protein — protein MKYLYYPGCSLKGTAREYEESLMAVAPSLGIELEEIQGWNCCGASAAREKDPQWARSLPFANLEKIQAQGMNILMPCSSCYANHLRVLKEIQGQNGLEGLHDGSRSPRVKHLLEVLAMDLGQEAIRERLVRPLEGLRVLPYYGCLVARPFPMAGKESMENPLALERIITASGACNVAFPGKLDCCGGPLLFTQERVALKLAAGILEEAARLRPDCMVVVCPLCHLMLDAKQKAAKKESRVEFRIPVLYITQLVGLALGLSPKRLGLHRLITPPDLLLAKLSAARS, from the coding sequence GGCCCCTAGCCTTGGCATCGAGCTGGAGGAAATACAGGGGTGGAACTGCTGCGGGGCCTCTGCGGCAAGGGAAAAGGACCCGCAATGGGCCAGGTCCCTGCCTTTTGCCAACCTCGAGAAGATCCAGGCACAGGGGATGAATATTCTCATGCCTTGTTCCTCATGTTATGCAAATCACCTCCGTGTGCTAAAAGAGATTCAGGGGCAAAATGGCTTAGAGGGCCTCCATGATGGAAGCAGATCTCCCAGGGTGAAGCACCTCCTGGAGGTTTTGGCCATGGATCTGGGCCAGGAGGCCATAAGGGAACGGCTGGTGAGGCCTCTGGAGGGGCTCAGGGTGTTGCCCTATTACGGATGTCTTGTGGCAAGGCCCTTTCCCATGGCAGGAAAAGAGAGCATGGAGAATCCCCTTGCCTTGGAGAGGATCATCACTGCGAGCGGGGCTTGCAATGTGGCCTTCCCAGGCAAATTGGACTGCTGCGGGGGACCTTTACTCTTTACCCAAGAAAGGGTGGCCTTGAAGCTGGCTGCGGGAATCTTGGAAGAGGCCGCCAGGCTCAGGCCTGATTGCATGGTTGTAGTCTGTCCTCTTTGTCACTTGATGCTGGATGCGAAACAAAAAGCAGCAAAGAAAGAGTCTAGGGTAGAGTTCAGGATCCCAGTGCTTTACATAACCCAGCTAGTGGGCCTTGCCCTGGGCTTGAGTCCCAAGAGGCTGGGCCTTCACAGACTCATCACCCCCCCGGATCTCCTTTTAGCAAAGCTCTCAGCAGCAAGGTCTTGA